In Solanum stenotomum isolate F172 chromosome 6, ASM1918654v1, whole genome shotgun sequence, one DNA window encodes the following:
- the LOC125867645 gene encoding uncharacterized protein LOC125867645: MAMGHERSKPLHNFDLPCGLKWGNQKFLRCAKVDSNGEIPHFHRRSNGSDSIGRRMREIDVMVNHRRSNGVRDELLKETEVGFNRKFRSAGYNGAAGGGGGDGIAAVREKLMFDLQAEADKMKYAIFRDGLEEEVSVTPATAPTEVTTGVDASRPWNLRTRRAACKAPMNGIAGGGGGGGGSNGALKVDVIRNNGSSSSLSPLRNENKSVRLRSEFAGAGDSYTGEKRKRTNFSVSLVRREIEEDFMAMVGHRPPRRPKKRVKMVQKNLDTLFPGLWLTEITPDLYKVPDDQ, translated from the exons ATGGCAATGGGACATGAAAGATCGAAACCTCTGCATAATTTCGACTTACCTTGTGGTTTAAAGTGGGGTAATCAGAAGTTTTTGAGGTGTGCTAAGGTGGATTCCAACGGCGAAATTCCTCATTTCCATCGGAGATCAAATGGGTCTGACTCAATCGGACGGCGGATGAGAGAAATCGATGTTATGGTTAACCATCGGAGATCCAATGGGGTTAGGGATGAGTTGTTGAAGGAGACGGAGGTGGGTTTCAATCGGAAATTCAGGTCGGCGGGTTACAACGGTGCTGCCGGAGGTGGCGGCGGAGATGGAATCGCGGCTGTAAGGGAGAAGTTGATGTTTGATCTTCAAGCAGAGGCTGATAAGATGAAATACGCGATTTTTAGAGATGGGTTGGAGGAGGAAGTGTCTGTAACTCCGGCGACGGCACCGACGGAGGTTACGACGGGTGTAGATGCGTCTAGGCCGTGGAACTTACGTACTCGAAGAGCGGCGTGTAAGGCGCCAATGAACGGAATCGCCGGCGGCGGCGGCGGTGGCGGCGGATCGAATGGAGCTTTGAAGGTTGATGTTATCAGAAACAATGGTTCGTCATCGTCGTTATCGCCGTTAAGGAATGAGAACAAATCTGTAAGACTTCGAAGTGAGTTTGCCGGCGCCGGAGATTCATACACCGGCGAGAAGAGAAAGAGAACGAATTTCTCCGTTTCGCTTGTTCGGAGAGAGATCGAAGAGGATTTCATGGCAATGGTTGGACATAGACCTCCTCGTCGACCCAAAAAACGAGTTAAAATGGTTCAAAAGAATTTAGAC ACTTTATTTCCCGGGCTATGGTTGACGGAGATTACACCGGACTTATACAAAGTCCCCGATGATCAATAG
- the LOC125867547 gene encoding cysteine--tRNA ligase 2, cytoplasmic translates to MANEKVEFQVYNSMTRQKELFIPKEPGKVKMYVCGVTSYDYSHIGHARAYVAFDLLYRYLKYLGYEVMYVRNFTDVDDKIIRRANELGEDPTALSGRYCQEFLKDMDDLQCLQPTHQPRVTEHMEQIKEMIAKIMANGCAYTINGDVYFSVDSFPEYGRLSGRKLEDNRAGERVEVDSRKKNPADFALWKSAKPGEPSWESPWGPGRPGWHIECSAMSAHYLTHSFDIHGGGMDLTFPHHENEIAQSCAACRESNISYWMHNGFVNIDDEKMSKSLGNFFTIREVTRLYHPLALRYFLLGNHYRSPVNYSIAQIEIASESVFYIYQTLLDSEEALSAFQQGTETAKNAKGRVTPQAQECINKLRNELKTKLSDDLHTPTILNAALQEALKLMNSCLTILKKKQQKQQHLSASLSLTELLKEVKAVLDVLGLLAGSTCAEVLQQFKERALKRAELTEEDVLHAIEERALARKNKDFARSDQIRTDLAAKGISLMDITGTTETAWRPCVRSIQEQPAAPAQPKKSAAAVQEQPAAPAQPKKSAAAVQEQPVAPSQQKQPSAAPQQEQPAAAPGQQEHPTVPPQ, encoded by the exons ATGGCGAACGAGAAGGTGGAATTTCAAGTGTATAATTCAATGACGAGACAGAAGGAACTATTCATACCGAAGGAACCTGGGAAGGTCAAAATGTACGTGTGTGGCGTTACCAGTTACGATTACAGTCATATCGGCCATGCTCGTGCCTATGTCGCCTTCGACCTTCTCTACAG ATATCTGAAATACTTGGGATATGAGGTTATGTATGTGCGCAACTTCACCGATGTAGATGACAAG ATAATTCGTAGGGCTAATGAGCTTGGAGAAGACCCAACAGCTCTGAGTGGTCGATACTGCCAAGAGTTTCTAAAAGACATGGATGATCTCCAGTGCCTCCAACCGACTCATCAGCCACGTGTTACTGAGCACATGGAGCAGATTAAGGAAATGATAGCTAAG ATAATGGCTAATGGCTGTGCATACACAATCAATGGAGATGTTTATTTCTCTGTTGATAGTTTTCCAGAGTATGGTCGATTGTCTGGACGAAAATTAGAAGATAATCGAGCTGGAGAACGAGTTGAAGTTGattcaagaaagaaaaatcCTGCTGATTTTGCCTTGTGGAAG TCTGCAAAGCCTGGTGAACCAAGTTGGGAGAGCCCCTGGGGTCCTGGAAGACCAGGTTGGCATATAGAATGCAGCGCAATGAGTGCGCACTATCTGACACATTCCTTTGATATACATGGTGGTGGAATGGACTTGACTTTTCCTCACCATGAAAATGAGATTGCCCAGAGTTGCGCTGCTTGCCGGGAGAGTAATATTAGCTACTGGATGCATAATGGTTTTGTGAACATAGATGACGAGAAAATGTCGAAATCATTGGGGAATTTCTTCACTATACGTGAG GTTACTCGATTGTACCATCCCCTTGCATTGAGGTACTTCTTGTTGGGGAATCACTACCGATCTCCGGTTAATTACTCAATAGCACAGATAGAAATTGCTTCAGAATCTGTGTTCTACATTTATCAG ACCTTACTAGATTCTGAAGAGGCCTTGTCAGCTTTCCAACAAGGAACTGAAACTGCAAAAAATGCAAAGGGGCGTGTTACCCCTCAGGCCCAAGAATGCATCAATAAGCTGCGTAATGAGTTGAAGACAAAGCTCTCTGATGACTTGCATACACCTACAATTTTAAACGCTGCTCTTCAAGAAGCCCTTAAACTCATGAATAGTTGCTTGACCATACTGAAG AAAAAGCAGCAAAAGCAACAACACTTATCTGCATCTTTGTCCCTGACCGAGCTCTTGAAAGAAGTGAAGGCAGTGTTGGATGTTCTTGGCTTGCTTGCTGGTTCAACTTGTGCTGAG GTTTTGCAGCAATTTAAAGAGAGGGCATTGAAAAGGGCTGAGTTAACAGAGGAAGATGTTCTGCATGCAATAGAGGAAAGAGCACTAGCAAGGAAAAACAAGGATTTCGCTAGAAGTGATCAGATCAGAACTGATCTAGCTGCCAAGGGTATCTCTTTAATGGATATTACAGGGACAACAGAAACAGCATGGAGGCCTTGTGTAAGATCCATACAAGAACAGCCCGCCGCCCCAGCTCAACCAAAAAAGTCTGCTGCAGCAGTGCAAGAACAGCCTGCCGCCCCAGCTCAACCAAAAAAGTCTGCTGCAGCAGTGCAAGAACAGCCTGTTGCACCATCTCAACAAAAGCAGCCCTCTGCAGCACCCCAACAAGAACAGCCCGCTGCTGCGCCAGGTCAACAAGAACATCCTACGGTGCCACCTCAGTAG